In the genome of Carya illinoinensis cultivar Pawnee chromosome 13, C.illinoinensisPawnee_v1, whole genome shotgun sequence, the window AACTCTCTCTTTGCCATTTAAAAGATTCTCCATGAGATTTTTTGGGGGGCCTTCTTTCACAAGGGCGACTGCCTAATTTATAATACGGAGAAAGCTGGCAAACATCTAGCCGTTTTAGTTTAGTTAAGTTAAGTTGAGCGgagttttaaaagttaaataaaatattattagaatatgatttttttaaaattaaattgtttattatatcatgtttgaaagtataaaaaaattataataattaaatgggATGGGATAAATTGACTTGGATGATTTttgaattcaaacaaaatctgaaagattCTATgaaagtggattttttttttttttttttgtttaaatgctGGCAACGTGTGGTCGAGTTCCGAATATGCCCTAAAATTAGTCGTTACATGGACATacagtgttataaaaaaattgatactaTTCTAGttagttgtattaatttttttaatacacaattaatcatattatttgaatatataaaagagtataaaagttattgtaaataaaatttttgtatatatatatatatatataatgatctcGGGGGTGGTGTGACCAGAATTAAGTAATAGAAGCATTGGTTTTGATGGATTTCTAAAGCTAATTTCTGCACATATAAGGTTGTGGCCTCGAGAGCCCGGACATTGACCAGAAAAATGGGTAGCAGAATCCCAGAATTCCTACTGGATTCCTCAAGCGGCAAGACCATTCCACTTCTAGGCTTCGGCACGGCTGAATTTCCTTTTGGCACGTCTTCTGCAACCATGAAACAAACTTTGCTCCATGCAATCAAACTGGGATACCGGCACTTTGATACGGCTGCCGTTTACCAGTCCGAGCAGCATCTTGGGGAAGCCATTAATGATGCCCTTCGCCTTGGCTTAATCAAAGGCAGGGACGAACTCTTTATCACTTCCAAGCTTTGGAGCATCGATGCACACCACGATCGTGTCCTCCCTGCACTAAAGAAAACCCTCAAGTAATTAAACAATGCATTGATCTTTCTACTTTCGCTTCTACggatttttctctctctcttatttatttatttatttttttttttgggttctctttttctctctgtctctgaTGTATGCCAaacatttgtgtgtgtgtgtgtgtttgtgcgAAGTCACTGAATAAGGattgtgtttttgtttgttatCAATACCGACCATCTGTGCAGCAATCTGAAGTTGGAGTACGTTGACCTTTATCTCATTCACTGGCCTTTTAGCTTGCCGGCGGGGGAAATTGAAATACCTCCGCGGAAGGAGGACATCCTCCCTCTGGATATCAAATCTGTGTGGGCAGCAATGGAGGAGTGTCAAAAGCTTGGTATGGCTAAATCAATCGGTGTGAGCAACTTCTCCATAAAGAAGCTTGAAACTCTTCTTGCCACAGCAAAGATTCCACCAGCCGTCGATCAAGTTAGTCTGATCAAAGTCCTTTTTCCTTTCCAATAATATTGGTCACTCTTCTTAATTCAAGGTTGCAGAATGTAATTTCCCAATTATATCTcctggtttttatttattttggaattAAGGTGGAGATGAACCCGCTCTGGCAACAGAAAAGGCTAAGAGAATTTTGTGAGAACAAGGGAATACATGTCACTGCGTACTCTCCCTTGGGAGCCAAAGGAACACTTTGGGGAACAAACTGGGTAATGGATTCTGAGGTGCTAAGAGAGATGGCTAATGCCAAAGGAAAAACTGTTGCACAGGTAATGTATATAATAACATCATCTTCCATTT includes:
- the LOC122292665 gene encoding non-functional NADPH-dependent codeinone reductase 2-like isoform X2 — its product is MGSRIPEFLLDSSSGKTIPLLGFGTAEFPFGTSSATMKQTLLHAIKLGYRHFDTAAVYQSEQHLGEAINDALRLGLIKGRDELFITSKLWSIDAHHDRVLPALKKTLNNLKLEYVDLYLIHWPFSLPAGEIEIPPRKEDILPLDIKSVWAAMEECQKLGMAKSIGVSNFSIKKLETLLATAKIPPAVDQVEMNPLWQQKRLREFCENKGIHVTAYSPLGAKGTLWGTNWVMDSEVLREMANAKGKTVAQISLRWAYEQGVSVLVKSFNKERIEENLDIFDWNLTSKELQKISQIPQRKGSVGTEFISEEGPYKTVSELWDEDIGLAFGLGDAAEVCLKAID
- the LOC122292665 gene encoding non-functional NADPH-dependent codeinone reductase 2-like isoform X1; the protein is MGSRIPEFLLDSSSGKTIPLLGFGTAEFPFGTSSATMKQTLLHAIKLGYRHFDTAAVYQSEQHLGEAINDALRLGLIKGRDELFITSKLWSIDAHHDRVLPALKKTLNNLKLEYVDLYLIHWPFSLPAGEIEIPPRKEDILPLDIKSVWAAMEECQKLGMAKSIGVSNFSIKKLETLLATAKIPPAVDQVEMNPLWQQKRLREFCENKGIHVTAYSPLGAKGTLWGTNWVMDSEVLREMANAKGKTVAQISLRWAYEQGVSVLVKSFNKERIEENLDIFDWNLTSKELQKISQIPQRKGSVGTEFISEEGPYKTVSELWDEDIGLAFDHVPGLGDAAEVCLKAID